The genomic DNA TCATCGTTCACTTGTGTACGGGATGCGCGCGGCGTGTCGTGGATACGTCAAGACAACAGAATTGGAACGAGGAGCGACGGCAGGTTGAAATTCTGTGATCAAGCATCACATCGTGGACTTGCGGCGAGCCGCCAACAGCCATATCAACGCTTCTCTATCCAACGATTTACCACCAAACAGACGGGTTTGTCCCGCTTGATGGGGCTGAATATGTTGAGAATCAAAGCTTTAGCGTCTTGCAACGACCAGTTTGGCGCATCTTCGGCAACGTGCTCGGCGAGGTGCTTGAAAGCTTACCGTCTAGGTGGTTGAATAGCAGTCGGTTAGAGTGTAACTGCGAATTAATCTTTGATGCCGTAAGGCGTTGAGCACTCGTGGCGGCGGCTGACCCGACACTGACTGCCGAGGCGAATTAATCTTTGATGCCGTAAGGCGTTGAGCACACGCACTCTTGACGCACGTGTTATGGCCTTACGCACGGCGAATTAATCTTTGATGCCGTAAGGCGTTGAGCACAGCCAATAGAACTTTCGGATGAAAAGGAACCGGCTGCGAATTAATCTTTGATGCCGTAAGGCGTTGAGCACGGCGCGCCGCCGGAGACCATTCTGGCCACCCTGCGGCGAATTAATCTTTGATGCCGTAAGGCGTTGAGCACCCCAGCCAACTCACGATGGAAAACCAGAATTTCCTCGCGAATTAATCTTTGATGCCGTAAGGCGTTGAGCACACGCCCCAGGAGATCAACGCGCACTGGGAGCGCGTGCGAATTAATCTTTGATGCCGTAAGGCGTTGAGCACACGCAGTGCGTTACAACCACTTCTGACCCAAAACCGCGAATTAATCTTTGATGCCGTAAGGCGTTGAGCACGGCAAAGTCGGGCTAGGAGGCGTCCTGCCCATTTCCGGCGAATTAATCTTTGATGCCGTAAGGCGTTGAGCACGCGTTGGCGAGCGTTATTGCGCTGCTGAGGTCAGTGCGAATTAATCTTTGATGCCGTAAGGCGTTGAGCACGGCAGAGGAGCGTCCGCGGCACTACATCGAGATAGGCGGCGAATTAATCTTTGATGCCGTAAGGCGTTGAGCACCGGCGCAGAACGGACGGTGCAGCGCTGCATTGCACGCGAATTAATCTTTGATGCCGTAAGGCGTTGAGCACGCCCGACGCCAGCTATCAGTCCGGCATGCGCGCTGACGGCGAATTAATCTTTGATGCCGTAAGGCGTTGAGCACCGAGAATTGCCACGTTACCGTGCGCGTCAATCCCGGCGAATTAATCTTTGATGCCGTAAGGCGTTGAGCACGACGGTTGACGTGCAGGACAGATAACATCTCTGGACGGCGAATTAATCTTTGATGCCGTAAGGCGTTGAGCACGCGCAAACACGGGCTGACATTCCGTGGTGCTTGGATAGCGAATTAATCTTTGATGCCGTAAGGCGTTGAGCACCAGCCATCTGGGGGAGGTGTCGTGCCGTACGAGAAAGCGAATTAATCTTTGATGCCGTAAGGCGTTGAGCACAGACTCACGGCAGTCGCAGAGTGAAACGCTAGCGTGCGAATTAATCTTTGATGCCGTAAGGCGTTGAGCACCCGACCGCCACGGAGTTAGTCGCGCCGATGGCTACGCGAATTAATCTTTGATGCCGTAAGGCGTTGAGCACGCTATGGCCCGTACGAGTCCCAGTGCCCGCCGTGGGCGAATTAATCTTTGATGCCGTAAGGCGTTGAGCACAAGCACAAATGCAAATGGCAAAGAGTGAACGTCTCGCGAATTAATCTTTGATGCCGTAAGGCGTTGAGCACCAAAAAGTCCCTGACCAGTCCTCACCGACCCCTACCGCGAATTAATCTTTGATGCCGTAAGGCGTTGAGCACGCTCTCCGCGCCGTCACCATTGAACTCGACCTTATGCGAATTAATCTTTGATGCCGTAAGGCGTTGAGCACTCGTCAATCCGGGCACGTACTGCGTTAATTTGCGCCTGCGAATTAATCTTTGATGCCGTAAGGCGTTGAGCACAGTGGGAGAGGCACAGCAGACACGTCTGGGCAGCGCGCGAATTAATCTTTGATGCCGTAAGGCGTTGAGCACATTATAGCGCCATCCGTCAACAGGCAACCTAGAAGCGAATTAATCTTTGATGCCGTAAGGCGTTGAGCACCACGCATTCCACAACCCACTCAACCAATCCGGGCGAGCGAATTAATCTTTGATGCCGTAAGGCGTTGAGCACACACTTGGCGAGCTGCTAGGCCCATAAAGCCGCCGGGCGAATTAATCTTTGATGCCGTAAGGCGTTGAGCACTCTGGAACGGCGAACCAGACTTGGTCATGTCGGCGTGCGAATTAATCTTTGATGCCGTAAGGCGTTGAGCACTTTTGAAGTATTTATGGCGCTGCAATTACAAGGGTGCGAATTAATCTTTGATGCCGTAAGGCGTTGAGCACCGCCGACGCCGACGGACAGCCCGGCGGTCACAGACGGCGAATTAATCTTTGATGCCGTAAGGCGTTGAGCACTACAAACTCAGCCAATTCCCAAACGGACCGTGGGAGCGAATTAATCTTTGATGCCGTAAGGCGTTGAGCACGAAGAGCGAGACCAGGCAGGACTCGCACGGCTGTCTGCGAATTAATCTTTGATGCCGTAAGGCGTTGAGCACGTGTCGGCGTCCGGCACGTCGCTGCCGGTGGACGGGCGAATTAATCTTTGATGCCGTAAGGCGTTGAGCACTCCTCTAGACGGCGCGTGCCGGACGGCAGCGCCAGGCGAATTAATCTTTGATGCCGTAAGGCGTTGAGCACTTCGGTGGCGGCTGGGGCTGGGGCTGGCATGGGGAGCGAATTAATCTTTGATGCCGTAAGGCGTTGAGCACTGCCACCAATGACGCTCAGGCACGCCAGCGACCAAGCGAATTAATCTTTGATGCCGTAAGGCGTTGAGCACAGCCGCCCAGTGACGCGCCGAAACATCACTGTTTGGCGAATTAATCTTTGATGCCGTAAGGCGTTGAGCACCCTGCGTGAGTCTCAGCCCCATATCACCCTCGGTAGGCGAATTAATCTTTGATGCCGTAAGGCGTTGAGCACAGTTGCGCGTGCGCGTCCAGTAGCTCCTGCGGCAGGCGAATTAATCTTTGATGCCGTAAGGCGTTGAGCACCGCCGACGCCGACGGACAAGAACGCGGCGGTCACAGGCGAATTAATCTTTGATGCCGTAAGGCGTTGAGCACACCTGCTTGCTGACGAAACCTATAAAAAACTTATGCGAATTAATCTTTGATGCCGTAAGGCGTTGAGCACCGAATAATTATCAATGAATATGACACGAAATTAGTGCGAATTAATCTTTGATGCCGTAAGGCGTTGAGCACCGTCATGTGGACGGCACGCTCTTTCGCGAGCCGACCAGCGAATTAATCTTTGATGCCGTAAGGCGTTGAGCACGCACGCTCTGGCGCTCGTACACGGCGGTAGAGCGGATGCGAATTAATCTTTGATGCCGTAAGGCGTTGAGCACGCGACGGCGTTTGTCCCCAGCGCCGTCGCGTTCAGCGAATTAATCTTTGATGCCGTAAGGCGTTGAGCACTCTATAAATCCAACCACGTGCCGTTTAGCGGTTCGGCGAATTAATCTTTGATGCCGTAAGGCGTTGAGCACGTCTGTTCCACTCCGTCAGAGGCGCACAGCATCAGACAGCGAATTAATCTTTGATGCCGTAAGGCGTTGAGCACTAGTGACGCGGGCGATGCCCCTCCCATATCAGCGCGCGAATTAATCTTTGATGCCGTAAGGCGTTGAGCACTGGTTTCGCGCGGGCCGTCCACGTGGACGCCTAGCAGGCGAATTAATCTTTGATGCCGTAAGGCGTTGAGCACTTGTATCTAAAGATAATAACAATTGCTTTCTTTTTGCGAATTAATCTTTGATGCCGTAAGGCGTTGAGCACATTATTCGGCGTTAGCGAAGACTTATGAGCCGGCGGCGAATTAATCTTTGATGCCGTAAGGCGTTGAGCACGCTTAGGTGGACAGTTGAGGCGGATGGAATGGCAGGGCGAATTAATCTTTGATGCCGTAAGGCGTTGAGCACGTAAAAGTCAGTAACCTGTGCTGGCCTTCCGCCAGGCGAATTAATCTTTGATGCCGTAAGGCGTTGAGCACCGGACGACCAAACTCATCAGCAACCCACGGCCTCAAGCGAATTAATCTTTGATGCCGTAAGGCGTTGAGCACTCCTCTATAAGCGACGTTGTGGGAATCGTTCCCAAGCGAATTAATCTTTGATGCCGTAAGGCGTTGAGCACATACGACATCACGAACTTAGCGATATAGTCCAACGGGCGAATTAATCTTTGATGCCGTAAGGCGTTGAGCACTGGTCTCGCGCGGGCCGTCCACGTGGACGCCTAGCGCGAATTAATCTTTGATGCCGTAAGGCGTTGAGCACGGGTGGAGTCCTGGGGCGACGGTCCATGGGTGGTCGGCGAATTAATCTTTGATGCCGTAAGGCGTTGAGCACGGGTGGAGTCCTGGGGCGACGGTCCATGGGTGGTCGGCGAATTAATCTTTGATGCCGTAAGGCGTTGAGCACTCTATAAATCCAACCACGTGCCGTTTAGCGGTTCGGCGAATTAATCTTTGATGCCGTAAGGCGTTGAGCACCTCCCACCACATTCCGTAGTGGGGGCGGGCGGTCACGCGAATTAATCTTTGATGCCGTAAGGCGTTGAGCACACGCGCTGGCAGCGCTCCGTCGCCCACGCGCACTGCGCGAATTAATCTTTGATGCCGTAAGGCGTTGAGCACCACCGCGTCGGTGTCTCCGTGGCGACCAACGGCACGCGAATTAATCTTTGATGCCGTAAGGCGTTGAGCACAAACAGGCAGGGCTTTCTGAGTTGAAAGTGGATTTGCGAATTAATCTTTGATGCCGTAAGGTGTTGAGCACGTTCAGCGTCCGGCACGTCGCTGGTGTTGGACGGCGCGAATTAACTTTGATGCCGTAAGGCGTTGAGCACTCAATCAACTTGCTCGTTACGCAACACGTATGGCGGCGAATTAATCTTTGATGCCGTAAGGCGTTGAGCACCCTCGCTCAAAGAGGCGTATGGGCGCGTCACGGCGGAAGCGAATTAATCTTTGATGCGTAAGGCGTTGAACACACCAAGTGTAACGGAGGTCATACCTTGATTCAATCGCAAATTAATCTTTGATGCCGTAAGGCACTGAGACTTTAGCAACGATTTACAGCGCATTGACCTACCGGCATCAGCGCCGCGCTGGTGCGCAGCTCAACCACAGATACAGCATCTCTAAGGGTTGTGCATCGAGCTACTCGATGACGCGGATATTGGGTACTCGGCGAAGCGGCTCCGACACTACGTTGGTGACTGGCAGAATCACTCAAACCTCGCCGCCCGCGCCGGGGCTTTGTCGCGCACCTTCTGCAGGAAAGTGAAACCTACTTCGGTTAAGCCGACTTTGCGGCCAGCGGCAGCAAGCGTCGAACAGGCTTCACAAGGTTCTGTGGGCGCACGGCTGCCTCCGGAATGGCGCACGTCTCGGCTTCAATGTTGTGGCTAGGCCAGGCTGCACACACGCGAATAGCACGGTGTATTTCATCAGGCATGTTTTGGATGGTAATAGCTGGCTGGTAATAGAAGGTATCTTTCATCACCTCGATATGCAGCATCGCTTGCACTTTTCATGAGGAAGTTCATTTCGTCTTGGGTAGCATTGCTGCGCTCCGGCAAGCCAAGGAGACTTGCTGTACTCAAACAGGCAGTGCGCAAGTCGCCAGACAGCCACATCCTTGACCGGCCGCTTGACCGTCCAGGTCGCATAGGTGAACACGCCGCGCACCCCCGGGACGCCGTGGCGGTCTCATTGACGCCGCTCACACGAACATTCCCACAGTGGGCTGTGCGGTGGTCAATGCAACAAAAAATTGGTACAAGGCGCGACGGCAGGTTGAATTCTGTGCTCAAGTCACATCACAGACTTGCCATGCGCCTTGGTGACCGAGAGACTAGGTAACGGGGTGGCGGAATTGGGCTTTGTGCCACATAAGGCAGTGAGCGCAAACCATCCAACTGCTCCACGTGCAGCGAAGTAGCGCTCATATGCGTGCATCGTGATCGGTTTTCCATTTGATTTGGGCCGCAAGCAATCAATGAACTACACTCACATGACTGCATTGACACTGACGCTGTTACTCTACGGCTTCCTTGCCACGGCATACTTTGGATGGAGAAAAGTATTCCTCCTTGCCGTGACACGAAATAAGCCGCGGACTGAGAACATTCCCCTGTAATTTCTTATCTGGACGGGATGGGCTTTTGCGCTTTTTCTCTTTCAGTGCACTCACTTTTTCTTACCGATCAATATCTATTCGGTCGGCCCAATTTTTCTGCTCGGTGCTGCATTCTCATTAGCTACCTCTCTCAAACAGAGAGACACTCCGCGAGACCTTGTACCTTGCCAAAGCTCGCCCGAAATCCATAGGGATAGCAATCCTGATTGGGCTACTTTTGGCAGTTAGCTGGCTTGCCTCACAGGCAATGCTTCCTCCCAATAATTACGACTCAGGACTCTATTACCTAACCGCAATTCGATGGACGAATGAGTATCCACTCACTCCCGGGCTGGGAAATCTGCTTGCGCAATTGGCTCATAATTCGAGCTTCTTTATTTACCTATGTTGCGGCACTCAATCTACATCCGCTTTTCAATCACGGGCGGTCAATTGCCAACAGTTTTCTCGTCTTGCTCACGGTCATTACGTTGTTAGAACTCCTCCTACCGCTTCTCAAGCAACTGGATACTGTGTCCGCATTGCCACCGATACAATGGGCAATGCCGCTTTTCTGCCTTCCTACTGTGGCGTACTGGGGAATCTCTTCTCAAGATGTCAGCTCCCCTTCTCCAGACCTGACATCGAGTCTGCTACAAGTTGTCATTTTCGTGATGTTTGTCCGTTTTCTTTCGAGATTCATCCAAGATCGGACCGTGTCATCCTCAGAACCGCTTATGTTGTCTCTCCTGACTGCCACGGCTGTGACACTCAAGTTGAGCAACGTAGCATTCTGCGGAACCGTGATGGTGTTCGTCGTTCTTGGAATGTTATTGAACGCAGCGCCAAGACCGGTCAGCCAGATAGCTCAACTGCTCTTTCCTGGTGCCGTGGTGCTGCTGCTGTTCTGCCTGCGAGGCGTCCTACTTTCCGGCGCGCCGCTGTATCCCGCAACCTTGGGTTACATAAACACGCCCTGGTCCGTCCCGCTCGGTGAAGTGACAAATGTAAAGAATTGGATCTATTCCTGGGCGCGCCAACCAGGAGCTCACTGGGAGCAGGTCCTAGGTTCTTGGAAGTGGTTCGGACCGTGGCTCCATGAAGTCACACGCAGACTGACGGATGTGGTATTTCCTCTGGCGCTGTTTTTAGCCTGTGGAGTGTTGGCCCTACTGCGTTCCTATCCGACAAGATTTCAATTATCAAAACCATGCTTATCGAACGGAATCATACTCGCGCCTCTGCTGGCAGCCTTGTTCTTTTGGTTCTTTACCGCACCTGATCCGAGGTTTGCGAACGGCACTTTCGCATTGTTGGCAGTTTCGTCGATCGTTCTTTTGTTGACCAGGATTCAGTCATCTGTCAGTCCGGGTAACATGGTCACAGCCATCTGTCTCCTATTCATGATTGGCAATCTCCACCTGTTACACTGGGCATTTTCGTCTTATCGGAACGCCAAACAGATTTCCATTTCCCTTAGCGGATGGCACACTGCCAAACAGGTCCCGCTGAATGCGAAGGTAACGACGAGCGGATTGCGTGTATATGTGCCTGTTTCCGGCGACCAATGCTGGGATGCACCGCTGCCCTGTACCCCTCACTTCAACAAAGAACTTCGGTTGATAGACCCAGATGATATGGCTTCAGGCTTCACCGTGCGTCCGCTCGCGAGCAATGCCGAGGACGCCGAACCAAAGAATCTACTTAGCGATTTCCTGCAAGCCTTTCTCAGTGTGCGACGCTCTCTTACACGACCCGGAAAGGAGTAGCCACCTACCCGCTGGAGGTTCGTCCCTTCGTCGCGCGAAATTCATCTGCGGATGAACCTTTGATGACGCATCGGACGGCGAGCGCGCGCCGTCCAACCGCCTCGCGTGTGGCAAAGAGGCGCTTGTAACCGGCCACGCGCCAGACTAGGCTTGCTTGGTCAGAGTTGGATACCTACGCATCCTCACCAAGCTCCGCCACTTTGTGAAAGGTCGTCTCGCCCGACCCGTGTAAATGATGGATGTGCCGACTGGGGTCAGTTCGTCGCCATCCCGATCGCCGCGGACGACCAAGGCGCGGCACGTCTGGGAATCGTTGGCCAGCCATTGCGCGGCAAAGGCCTGCATTCGTCCGTGCGACACGCCCATCAAGCGCCACGCCGGACGCAGCGGATGCAAAAGCGGCCCAATGTAGTTGAACAGCGTCGGACGCCCAAACCGCCAGCGTGCCGCCGCTACCGACTTGAGCGCCGGGTAGCACTGGGGCGCGTAAAGAAACGCCAGGTTTGTCGCGTCAAGCAGGGCCGGGAGACGCGCCAGGGGGTATTCGACGGGGACGCCAAGCCGTTCGAGCAAATCAAAGCTGCCGCTGGCGCTGGTGGCAGCCCGGTTGCCGAACTTCACGACGCGCACCCCACTGGCGGCAAGAACGAAGGCAACGGTCGTGGAGACGTTGAAATGCGGGCGACCGCTCCCACCCGTGCCACAGCAGTCGAGGATGTCGTCCGCGATGTCCGGCATCGGCAGCGCCAGCGCGCGGACGGCCGCAATCAAGGCAGTAAACTGTTCAAACGTCGCCTGCTCGGGCGTCAACCGGGACAACCAGGCGTCGGCTTCGGCGTCGGTCAGGCGGCCGGACAGAAGCGCGTCCAGGGCATCGGGATGGGTCTCGTTCGTCATCGGAGCCATACGGCGTGGGATGTGCGGCCATCGTGGTAGCGTCTGTCCACGCCGGTCCACGTGAAGTGCCTCACCCAAAGTTCGGGTGAGATGAAGGCACGGGAAAGTAATCCGCTGCGCCTGTACAGCGCTCAGGCCAAACGGTACGGTTATCGGCCTTTGTGCTGATGAGAAACGCTTACTAAATTGCTGCCCGACAAACAACGGCAACAACGAATCAACCCCTTCCAACCGCCGGCTCGTTCCCGGATAAAAGTTTGGGAGGGCAACCGTCAGTTGCCCGAAACTCGTTCTTGATTCGCGCACTCCACGGAAAGCTATATGACGCAAAAAAAGAAGTCTCAGACCAAACGCCCAATCGAGTCCTACGAGCACGGTAAGGAGCAGTGCGTCAACAACCTATCCTTCGATGAAGCGGGCGGTCAGATGGCCATGCAGTTTGAGGACTACCTGCTGCGCTACATGCTCCAGTGGGAAACCCGCCACAGTGAAACCCTGCTCAACGTGGAAAAGATGAGCAAGCCCTTCGACTACACCCTGCGCATCCACCGCGACCTGTCTGCCGGACAGGCAGGCGGCGAAACGCGCGTGCAGAAGGTGGACCTGCCCGAAACCTTCAACTACCTGCTCGGCCTGGACGTGCAGACGCGCAAGGTCTATGAGGATGGCGGGCGGCGGTATCTGGTCTACCGCGGCGCGCTGCGCAACGGGCGGGCCGTCGCCGTCCTCTGGCGCGAGACACATGGTTGGACTGAGAAAGACTACAAGCAAGATAAGGAATTCGCGCAGAAATTGACCGAAGGGGCCGACGAGGTCTACGTAAACGGCGATTCGCTCATCCCCGGCGCGAACTTGCTGGACGGGCTGTTCAAAGAGCGGATGTTCACCCCGGTGGAGGCATAATATGAACAAGAACATAGAATTGCCGAAGGAACAGATTGCCGATTTCTGCCGGCGCTGGAGTATCGTGGAGCTATCCCTCTTCGGCTCCGTCTTGCGCAGTGATTTCTGCAGTGAAAGCGACGTGGATGTTTTAGTCAGTTTTGCGCCTGATGTTCTATGGGGCTTTTCGGAGTGGATACAGATGACCCGGGAGTTGGAGGAAATCTTCGGACGCAAGGTGGATCTCGTCGAACGGCGCTTGGTGGAGCAGAGCAGAAACTATATTCGCCGAAATCATATTCTTAATAATCTGGAGCGCGTCTATGTGGCGTGACGATGCCTATCTTTTGGACATGTTGATCGCTGCCAGAGAAGCCCGTGAGTTCAGCAAGGGGGTTACATGGGATGCATACCGACAAAGCTCCTTGCACCAACATGCCATAGCGAAGGCTCTGGAAAACATCGGCGAGGCCGCGCGCAAGATTTCTCAACAAACCAGATCGGCGCATCCTGAGATTCCCTGGGAACAGATCATCGGCCTGCGGCATCGAATTGCTCACGATTACTTCCATCTCGACTTGGTCCGCATGTGGGACATCGTTCAAAGAGAAGTCCCCGTCTTGATCGAAAAACTCGATTCGCTTGTGCCGCCAGAGGAACCTTAGTAGATGCCCCGCAATTTGAGACAATCCCGGTCCCCCCGAAGCTGCGCCAAGCGGCCTCCAGCAATATACTCGAAAACCGGCTGGTGCTCCTGGCCTGGCTCAACCACCTTTTGGGCTACCAAAGCCGCCACCTGTTGCAGGATGCCAAGAACGCCTCTGAGGGCTCTGGGGCAGACGGCCGCAGTTTCTTCTACCGCCACCTGTCGCCTGCGGCAGTCAGGTGAAAACCCCGGCCAACGACCTGGCGCGCTACGACGAGAACATCTGTGTCCATCTGGAGACCATCAACCGCAGCCGCGCGTCGTAGATGATGGATGTGCCGACCGGGGTCAGTTCGTCGCCATCCTGATCGCCGCGGACGACCAGGGCGCGGCGCGTCTGGGGAACGAAATGGCAAATCCGTTGAAAGTGTTGGCCGCATTGCAAACGACCATTTCTGCCAGGCTGTTGGAAAGCCACTACGCCGAGCAAAACCCGCGCGTCACAGGCAAGCGCGAGGTGATTTTATCCATGTATTTGGCGGGAGAATGATTGGATTTATAATCAGGAAAGATGTGGAGGCCTTCATGACTTTGATGGAGCAAATTGAGAAGCAATTAAGCACCCTGCCACCTGAGAAGCAGAACGAAGTGTTGGATTTTATTATCTTTCTGCAGCAGCGGGTGGGCATTTCACAACCCGTCAAGCGGCTCCCGCTGAAAAAACACCCTGCCTTCGGTTCGTGGAAACATCGCAACATTGACGCCATTCGACATCAGCAAAACCTGCGAGCTGAGTGGGGCATTTGATGAATGCCGTTTTCGATACAAACATCGTGATTGACGCGCTCAACGGCGTTGAACAGGCGGACGTCGAATACAGCCGTTATGAACGTGTTTTGATCAGCCGCATCACCTGGATGGAGGTATTGATCGGCGCGGAGGATAACGAGACTGAAGTCAGGGATTTTCTCGAGTCTCGTTTCGAGATCGTTTCACTTGACTTGGTAGTGGCGGAGAGAGCCATCGAATTGCGCCGTGCGCATCGGATGCGCCTGCCCGATGCCATTATTTGGGCTACCGCGCAGGTGAATGACGCCGTGCTGGTCACGCGCAACACAAAGGACTTCGATCCCGCATGGGAAGGGATCCGATTGCCTTACACGCTGTAATCCCAAATCGGGGATCGCTTCTGAATGCGAAGGTAACGACGAGCGGATTGCGTGTATATGTGCCTGTTTCCGGCGACCAATGCTGGGACGCGCCGCTGCCCTGTACCCCTCACTTCAACAAAGAACTTCGGTTGATAGACCCGGATGATATGGCTTCAGGCTTCACCGTGCGTCCGACGCGAGCAATGCCGAGGACGCCGAACCAAAGAATCTACTTAGCGATTTCCTGCAAGCCTTTCTCAGTGTGCGACGCTCTCTTACACGACCCGGAAAGGAGTAGCCACCTACCCGCTGGAGGTTCGTCCCTTCGTCGCGCGAAATTCATCTGCGGATGAACCTTTGATGACGCATCGGATGGCGAGCATGGGCCGTCCAACCGCTTCACGCGCAGCAAAGGGGCGCTTGTAACCGGCCACGCGCCAGACTAGGCTTGCTTGGTCAGAGTTGGATACCTACGCATCCTCACCAAGCTCCGCCACCTTGTGAAAGGTCGCCTCGCCCGACCCGTGCGCCCCATCCGCCGGCTGCTCTCACTGCTCGTCATTCTCCTGGTTAGCGCCACAAGCGCCAGCGCGCTCGACCCCAACAAGGCACTCACCCAATATACCCGGCGCGTCTGGACC from Chloracidobacterium validum includes the following:
- a CDS encoding HepT-like ribonuclease domain-containing protein codes for the protein MWRDDAYLLDMLIAAREAREFSKGVTWDAYRQSSLHQHAIAKALENIGEAARKISQQTRSAHPEIPWEQIIGLRHRIAHDYFHLDLVRMWDIVQREVPVLIEKLDSLVPPEEP
- a CDS encoding PIN domain-containing protein, yielding MNAVFDTNIVIDALNGVEQADVEYSRYERVLISRITWMEVLIGAEDNETEVRDFLESRFEIVSLDLVVAERAIELRRAHRMRLPDAIIWATAQVNDAVLVTRNTKDFDPAWEGIRLPYTL
- a CDS encoding anthranilate phosphoribosyltransferase gives rise to the protein MTNETHPDALDALLSGRLTDAEADAWLSRLTPEQATFEQFTALIAAVRALALPMPDIADDILDCCGTGGSGRPHFNVSTTVAFVLAASGVRVVKFGNRAATSASGSFDLLERLGVPVEYPLARLPALLDATNLAFLYAPQCYPALKSVAAARWRFGRPTLFNYIGPLLHPLRPAWRLMGVSHGRMQAFAAQWLANDSQTCRALVVRGDRDGDELTPVGTSIIYTGRARRPFTKWRSLVRMRRYPTLTKQA
- a CDS encoding nucleotidyltransferase family protein, with the translated sequence MNKNIELPKEQIADFCRRWSIVELSLFGSVLRSDFCSESDVDVLVSFAPDVLWGFSEWIQMTRELEEIFGRKVDLVERRLVEQSRNYIRRNHILNNLERVYVA
- a CDS encoding DUF2281 domain-containing protein, coding for MTLMEQIEKQLSTLPPEKQNEVLDFIIFLQQRVGISQPVKRLPLKKHPAFGSWKHRNIDAIRHQQNLRAEWGI